A section of the Bacteroidota bacterium genome encodes:
- a CDS encoding helix-turn-helix domain-containing protein: MEVITIQSDAFRELVTKLDEIRSQVVQHHKQNPLSDIWLDISDTCRLLKISKRTLQNYRDKKVLSFSQIGGKIFFKASDIQSLMEKHYQSADTSRK, from the coding sequence ATGGAAGTAATAACAATTCAATCCGATGCATTTCGCGAACTTGTGACAAAACTTGATGAAATCCGCTCTCAAGTTGTACAACATCACAAACAAAATCCTCTTTCAGATATCTGGCTGGATATATCAGACACCTGTCGGCTTCTGAAAATATCCAAAAGAACGCTGCAAAACTACCGTGACAAGAAGGTATTAAGCTTCTCCCAGATTGGTGGTAAAATCTTTTTCAAGGCTTCCGACATTCAGTCGCTGATGGAAAAGCATTACCAATCGGCAGACACTTCAAGAAAGTAA
- a CDS encoding AraC family transcriptional regulator, with protein sequence MARSKTPHDIRMDILQKSIDYIESQLKVGGNLSVKQIADNACTVERNLLRRFRSDKHESVSGFVTRLKVEKAQRLIAYTLKDPELIYEDAGFRDYESFERAYCSLKEGNPHEYLAEIKIVRKNCRESSHNGEDIILEDIKMVAVRDSGDYNGSKPEVAWGKLNLIIRNNNWNLENAAYYGVLYDDTVITKKDYCRYDACILLNTKVNIGKNLREINLPGGRYQRFRHNGPYSELEAVYSNIYDGWDEHTLFDLGERPIIEKYLNAPQDIASTELLTEIYIPVHDKTIL encoded by the coding sequence ATGGCACGCAGCAAGACTCCTCATGATATTCGAATGGATATTCTCCAGAAAAGTATTGATTATATCGAGAGCCAGTTGAAAGTTGGCGGAAACCTGTCGGTTAAACAAATCGCGGATAATGCATGCACGGTAGAACGGAATTTATTGCGGAGATTCAGATCTGATAAACATGAAAGTGTTTCGGGGTTTGTGACAAGATTGAAGGTTGAAAAGGCACAACGCCTGATTGCATACACGCTGAAAGATCCTGAATTGATATATGAAGATGCCGGATTTCGCGATTATGAGTCTTTTGAAAGGGCTTATTGCAGTTTAAAGGAGGGGAATCCGCATGAATACTTAGCGGAGATCAAAATAGTAAGAAAAAATTGCAGGGAATCATCGCATAACGGTGAAGATATTATTCTTGAAGATATTAAAATGGTGGCTGTCCGCGATTCTGGAGATTACAATGGCAGTAAACCTGAAGTGGCCTGGGGAAAACTTAATTTGATCATCCGTAATAATAACTGGAATTTAGAAAATGCAGCTTATTATGGAGTCTTGTACGATGATACTGTTATCACAAAAAAAGATTATTGCAGGTACGATGCCTGTATTTTGCTGAATACCAAAGTAAATATTGGAAAGAACTTGCGCGAAATCAATTTGCCCGGAGGGCGATATCAGAGGTTCCGGCATAACGGTCCGTACAGTGAGTTGGAGGCTGTTTATTCAAATATTTACGATGGATGGGATGAACATACGCTTTTTGATCTTGGTGAGCGGCCAATCATTGAAAAGTACTTGAATGCCCCTCAGGATATAGCATCCACAGAGTTGTTGACTGAAATTTATATTCCTGTACATGATAAAACAATATTGTAA
- a CDS encoding DUF4332 domain-containing protein: MEDIYDACKNLMKVNEISQVTAEILISIGIETLNDLANADPDVLFEKISKLKNEGIIKSGNSIEYIRKWIENAKLPHLQYSIANTRYDDLKARSFNEAIRIILYYHLVIENNPEIIPGLISFEVKEEMKSCFKKSFTNMKMVRKNNAICRNWERNNVEIIYELKKMHSVYFEELFPIEKFRLKYGKDEDIRRCHYCTISESQIKHLIEHGEIITKRIYSRGRTMEVDRTDPNGKYEQLNTELCCYWCNNAKTDEFNEDEFRPVGEAIKKIWENRLKLITDNHDN; this comes from the coding sequence ATGGAAGATATCTATGACGCTTGTAAAAATTTAATGAAGGTCAATGAAATTAGCCAAGTGACCGCAGAGATACTAATTAGTATTGGAATCGAAACGCTCAATGACCTTGCGAATGCAGATCCCGATGTGCTGTTCGAAAAAATTTCTAAATTAAAAAATGAGGGGATAATTAAAAGCGGAAATTCAATAGAATATATTAGGAAATGGATAGAAAATGCGAAGTTGCCTCACCTGCAGTATTCAATTGCCAACACCCGGTATGATGATCTTAAGGCCCGGTCATTCAATGAAGCGATACGCATTATATTGTACTATCATCTCGTAATTGAAAACAATCCTGAAATTATTCCTGGTCTGATATCTTTTGAGGTTAAAGAAGAAATGAAATCATGTTTCAAGAAGTCTTTCACTAATATGAAAATGGTACGAAAAAATAATGCTATCTGTCGAAATTGGGAAAGAAACAATGTTGAGATAATATATGAATTGAAAAAAATGCACTCGGTTTATTTTGAGGAACTGTTTCCGATTGAAAAGTTCAGATTAAAATATGGAAAGGATGAGGACATAAGGAGATGTCATTATTGCACGATATCGGAGTCGCAGATAAAACATTTGATAGAGCATGGCGAAATCATTACAAAGCGGATATACAGCAGGGGACGGACGATGGAGGTTGACCGTACAGATCCCAACGGAAAATATGAACAATTGAATACAGAACTATGCTGCTATTGGTGCAACAATGCAAAAACTGATGAATTCAATGAGGATGAATTCCGGCCAGTTGGTGAGGCAATAAAGAAGATTTGGGAAAATAGATTGAAATTAATAACTGACAATCATGATAACTGA
- a CDS encoding agmatine deiminase family protein: protein MITDQKTNKLYLSDKLSKTYPGFYSNFVKALDAANIYPEVLVGTKDIWARDYMPVQVNENDYVGFKYDPTYLRFEKYKNKKTDGLAVFPLKQIKPERTEIILDGGNVIAGNDWAILTARIFSENPDIAPESMIEIICKLLQVKRIIIIPVAPYDFTGHADGAVRFYKEDTVLINDYSKTENKKYREYDLHLRMALHNAGLKYLTVPCLPDINKNNTSAYGFYINYLRIGNTILLPTFENDVEDDYAVARFKELFGNLVFPVKSNEIAAQGGVLNCISWTCKQ, encoded by the coding sequence ATGATAACTGACCAAAAAACAAACAAACTGTACCTGTCGGACAAGCTCTCTAAAACCTATCCCGGTTTTTATTCAAATTTTGTCAAAGCGTTAGATGCTGCGAATATCTACCCCGAGGTACTCGTTGGCACAAAAGATATTTGGGCAAGAGATTACATGCCGGTACAGGTAAATGAAAATGATTATGTGGGATTCAAATATGATCCGACATACCTCCGATTTGAAAAATATAAGAATAAAAAGACTGATGGACTTGCTGTCTTTCCTCTTAAGCAGATTAAACCTGAAAGAACTGAAATAATTTTGGATGGCGGCAATGTAATCGCCGGGAATGACTGGGCAATCCTTACAGCACGAATATTCAGTGAGAATCCTGATATAGCTCCGGAATCAATGATTGAAATTATATGCAAGTTGCTTCAAGTAAAAAGAATTATTATTATTCCTGTGGCGCCCTATGATTTTACCGGACATGCCGATGGTGCTGTAAGATTTTATAAGGAAGATACGGTTCTGATAAATGACTATTCAAAAACAGAGAACAAGAAATATAGAGAATATGACTTGCATCTTAGAATGGCATTACATAATGCGGGGCTAAAATATCTGACAGTCCCGTGCTTACCGGATATAAACAAAAATAATACAAGCGCCTACGGGTTTTATATTAACTACTTACGAATTGGGAATACGATATTGCTGCCAACTTTTGAAAATGATGTTGAAGACGATTATGCCGTAGCGCGATTCAAAGAGCTGTTTGGGAATTTGGTATTTCCTGTTAAATCAAATGAAATTGCAGCTCAAGGCGGTGTTTTGAATTGTATAAGCTGGACATGTAAGCAATAA
- a CDS encoding DUF3987 domain-containing protein has product MMVSVFSDLSNVKENLFLPSVFELIRNGSYRDEVLHLRKLIENGNKDEYDQQKKKLPSFTPCGTFKGSRTLDNLDEYSNCVHLDFDKLDHQVLESVYQKIVTEKTTIACFRSPGGNGLKVFTEVTTGPEHHSVAYRQVREHYEKVTGIQADPKCKDIPRLCFFSFDPDLYYNHEYKPFHVNIEMAVSAPTSAPPAAKAFHRSFEECIAFTEKLETYIDGNRNNFIFLLARNCKGAGIAEQETHDLISARYDLPKQEIRTIVRSSYRHNDLQTANFANFAVSELTNKQANCPPPTDQPDIPDHLSATPILPGELFDQLPGILRNGASVFAVSRERDVFLTAALSILSGCMPNVQGVYSQETVYPHLFCFVIAPAASGKGALKFAKMLANKYHDVTIRASREEQQRYTIEMEQYKMAQRSKKKNEPPDEMPEQPPYKVVYIPANTSYAKIISHLEQNDGQGIICETEADTMGNVFKQDWGGYSDMLRKAFHHESISSSRKANNEYVQVDAPRLAVALSGTPSQVTGLISSSEDGLFSRFIFYTFRVPQVWKDVSPDAGTLNLTEYFNGLSAEVFDMVEFLKTSPTEIKLSASQWQTLNTNFTGHLTETVLFTGGDAGSVVKRLGLILYRIAMILTTLRKFENGDYSTTLCCSDADFNTASTLVQTYLQHSILMFHNLPKQKESDVFRSGDNKRQFFEALPKDFARAEAIELGKTYKLSERSVGYFLKDLLGKYLTQPIYGSYSKII; this is encoded by the coding sequence ATGATGGTATCTGTTTTTTCAGACCTGAGTAATGTAAAAGAGAACCTGTTTCTGCCTTCCGTATTCGAACTGATACGGAACGGCAGTTACCGGGACGAGGTCCTGCACCTGCGGAAACTGATTGAGAACGGCAATAAGGACGAGTACGACCAGCAAAAAAAGAAGCTGCCGTCATTTACTCCCTGCGGAACGTTCAAAGGCAGTCGTACCCTCGATAATCTTGACGAATACAGTAATTGTGTTCATCTTGATTTCGACAAGCTCGATCATCAAGTTCTCGAATCTGTTTATCAGAAGATCGTTACAGAAAAAACCACCATTGCTTGTTTTCGCAGCCCCGGAGGTAACGGCCTCAAAGTATTCACAGAGGTCACCACAGGGCCGGAACATCACTCAGTGGCCTACAGACAGGTCAGGGAACATTATGAAAAGGTAACGGGTATTCAGGCGGATCCCAAATGCAAGGACATTCCCCGACTCTGTTTCTTCTCTTTCGATCCTGATTTGTATTACAATCATGAATACAAACCATTCCATGTAAATATCGAAATGGCCGTTTCAGCTCCAACGTCAGCGCCTCCGGCAGCAAAGGCCTTTCACAGGTCTTTTGAGGAATGTATTGCATTCACGGAGAAATTGGAAACGTATATTGACGGAAACAGGAATAACTTCATCTTTCTGCTGGCAAGAAATTGCAAAGGTGCAGGAATCGCGGAACAGGAAACTCATGACCTGATATCGGCACGTTATGACTTACCGAAGCAGGAAATAAGAACTATTGTCCGCAGTTCATATCGCCACAATGACTTGCAAACTGCAAACTTTGCAAACTTTGCAGTCTCAGAATTGACGAATAAGCAAGCTAACTGCCCTCCCCCAACGGATCAACCGGACATACCCGACCATCTTTCAGCTACGCCTATACTTCCCGGCGAACTCTTTGATCAACTCCCCGGCATTCTCAGAAACGGCGCGTCAGTCTTTGCCGTGTCGCGCGAACGGGATGTATTTCTTACGGCGGCGCTGTCAATACTCAGTGGCTGCATGCCCAACGTTCAGGGAGTTTACTCACAGGAAACAGTATACCCCCATTTGTTCTGCTTCGTCATTGCACCGGCAGCAAGCGGAAAGGGTGCATTGAAGTTCGCGAAAATGCTGGCAAATAAGTACCATGACGTAACCATCAGGGCAAGCAGGGAGGAACAGCAGCGGTACACTATTGAAATGGAACAGTATAAGATGGCTCAGCGCTCTAAGAAAAAGAATGAACCTCCCGACGAAATGCCTGAACAGCCGCCGTATAAAGTGGTGTACATTCCGGCTAATACAAGTTATGCAAAGATTATCTCTCATCTTGAACAGAATGACGGCCAGGGTATAATCTGTGAAACCGAGGCCGACACCATGGGAAATGTGTTTAAGCAGGATTGGGGTGGATATTCCGACATGCTGCGCAAAGCCTTCCACCACGAGAGCATTTCAAGTTCACGCAAAGCCAACAATGAGTATGTACAGGTGGATGCGCCACGTTTGGCTGTTGCCCTATCAGGAACACCAAGTCAGGTCACCGGCCTTATCTCCTCTTCCGAAGATGGACTGTTCAGCCGATTTATCTTCTACACCTTCCGCGTGCCGCAAGTATGGAAAGACGTTTCCCCTGATGCCGGCACTCTGAACCTTACTGAATACTTCAACGGACTTTCCGCTGAAGTATTTGACATGGTCGAGTTTTTAAAAACATCACCGACAGAAATAAAACTGAGTGCAAGTCAGTGGCAAACACTGAACACCAATTTTACAGGACATCTTACCGAAACCGTACTCTTTACCGGTGGGGATGCAGGTAGTGTTGTCAAACGGCTTGGGCTGATCCTCTACCGCATTGCCATGATCCTGACCACCCTTCGCAAATTCGAAAATGGCGACTACTCAACAACGCTCTGCTGTTCTGATGCTGATTTCAACACTGCATCAACTTTAGTCCAAACCTACTTGCAGCATAGCATACTCATGTTTCACAACCTGCCTAAGCAAAAAGAAAGCGATGTGTTTCGCTCGGGCGATAACAAACGTCAGTTCTTTGAAGCGCTTCCAAAAGACTTCGCCCGAGCCGAAGCAATTGAACTCGGCAAGACTTATAAACTCTCTGAGCGAAGTGTCGGTTACTTTCTAAAAGACTTGCTCGGCAAGTATCTTACCCAGCCGATATACGGCTCTTATTCAAAAATCATATAG